From Symphalangus syndactylus isolate Jambi chromosome 5, NHGRI_mSymSyn1-v2.1_pri, whole genome shotgun sequence:
ATACAAAAACACTCCCTTTTTGAAAGGCCTCTGCTACGTATCTGTAAAGTAGTCCTATCAGAACTACTCAAATGATTGGGTGTCTTGAATTCTGCAGAGATAGGTGATCTTTATGCTTGGGCCACGAAAATGTGAAAAACCTTTAAGtgattaaaagaaattaagaagtttGAAGTAAATTCAAATGTATGGCAGAAAAAAAAGGCcctcaatagttttttttttagcatgaatgCTGACCGTATAAAAATTTCAGTAGTTCCAAATTCATTTACCACCCAATTGCCATTCGACCTTCAAGAAAAGCCTTCTCTGCCTACAGGATATAAGTATCAGGGATATTTCTCCTCAGAGAAAGCAGAAAGTATCTTGAAGTTATCACTGGAAAAATCATGCATTGGAACTGGCAGAGTGATTAACTGACTTCAGGCAAAAGTTTTACTGTGTCAAGAGTTTGGCATGTCATTTGCTGGAAACCTTTTTTAGTGAAAAACTATCCACACCTACCAGATGTGAATTCTGAACAGAATCCTGAATGCTCAACTTTTCCCTTTGACCCTTATTTACAGCCTGGGATTTCTAACAACATCTctcttcagaaataaaaactgtTGCCAACCATGATAAACCTGTGCCTAAGGGAGATTGTTAAGATTCTCTGCATCCAAGAACACACCACAATGTGATTTTATGAATAACACCATATCAACCACCAGGCAAACTAACTTTCCATTctttaacatgaatttttttccagaaagttgTTTTAGACAGAGCAAAAATTAGTAACAAAGtcgaataaaacaaaaagtttccaCATAAAAACAATCTGTGAAGTCCCTAAGGACAGAAATTATATCTCACAGAATCTAGCATGTGCCAAGTACTATATTAGGTATTTCCTACACATTATCATTTAATCCTCCTACCTCTAGAGACAGGCACACTAATTTCCAttgtaaaatgaagaaacaggctcagaaaggttaagtaataaCTAGTTAGCGACAGAGCTGGGACCTACATCCAGTTGTTATTCCAAAGCTCCCATTCCTTGCACAATCATTTGAAACTTCATTGAAAATATATACAGTCATTTATATCCTTAAGTTACAGTCCCAAATGACCACAGTTGACCTTGTAAAAGCATTTTTGAACATCGGGCCTAACTTACAGAGCCTAAGGAATCCTCAACCCAAGAGTGGGCTGTCAATGTCCATCCTGCTATGTAAAACTCAGCTCCCCTTTAGTCCCTAAAGGGTGTACTTTTGGGGTCCTGTCTTGTCCCACAGCACCACCTAGTGACACTATGGAGACACCACACCCACCAAATGTTAGACTAAGGGGGAGGTCTAGGATAGCCAGGTTTCATTAAGTGCTTAGTTAGCCCTTGCAGTGGCACATAAAAGTGAGCTAATTCTGGACGTGTTTAGTTGGTGAGGGGGATGCAGCAGGGTAATCTCCACAATTAATTGCAGTGGAAAGAACAAGGGGGTTGGAATCACACAGAGACTCCACTTTTTACCACATATCCATGTGGGCTCATTTCTAAGCCAGTTTTCCTGATCTGTTAAAAAGCCTCCATAAAGTAGCTCTGTAAAAACGGGTGGAGGAGGAGATCTAGCACACCTACTTATGTGGGGCCAAGATATCTTGTTAAGTGAAAGACTCACTACTGATGGGATAAAGGGTCAGTATGTAGGGACCACTTAAGTGGGGTCTGAATCCCAGTTGGAGCGGACCTGAAACAAGGCAACCACATCAGGAAAGTAGAAATTTCCTTACAATAAGAGGAGTAGCTCTGTACCAAGAATAGTTAGCAGAAGACACTGAGGGTTCTTCATGAAAGGTACCACATGAGGTAGGGTTAACTTTGAGAAACATGAGAAAGGCTTTCTTATAAGGGAAACAGGTAACACAGAGGACTGTCTTGACAAATTTAGAGAAAAGTGTTTTCTCTCCTGACTTCAGGGGAagattttcttcttatattttgctAAAGACAGATAGCTCTCTTATGAAGAAAATTCTTACAAGATAGACTTGTGTTTTCTAGAACTTTTGTTGCTTAAATAATTACTTATTACATTATTAAATCTGTCATTATTATTaggtaataattattttaaaaattaagttagtaGTTAAGCAAAATATAATTGCTTAAAATAACCACAAAGCTTTTCCTATTATAACAAGCTTTCctctaatcattttcttttcttaaaaataaaatctgtcatTTGAATATTACCTTTTAAACAAAGACAAAGTAAATACTTGCAAACATTTacagaacaaaaaaggaaatatattaccTCCTACATCAATAAAGTGTTTTGCAGCCAAGCCTGACCGTggagctaaaaaacaaaaaacgagaCATTGGTTATTTTAAGGGGGAAGGGCTATATCAGAGATAAATGATGCAATTTAAGCATGTCATTCTCTTCACCTATAATATCTATatcttcatcttaactttagcaCATGGTTTTGaattaaagaatatatattcatcATACTGCATTACCAAAGTTGGAAAGACTAGTTTAGAAAAATTCCACAAGGTTTTAATTCAAAACTAACTTAAACCACTCCCATGTGACTTCAGTCAGAATTTGTGGTGCTGCAGACAGGGGAGGACTGCTAGAATGAGGTGAAAGGTGAGCAAGCGGGAACAACTGTAGGCTGCTCTTTCAAGAAATTAAGCCtcaaaggggaagaaagagaagtatGGCCAGCAGGAACACACTACTGAGGAAGAAGACTTTGGTTTTAAGATGGGACACCACAACATGTACAATGTAgatgggaagggaaaggaagaggaagagagagggaaacaAACCTAACCAAATAGTAGCAGAGCACAGCCTACAATTTGAGACCCCACTATTCATGATTCAGATGCCAAAAGACATGCCTGTAGGAAACACATGAACCAGAGTAAGATAAATGGGCTAATATCAGTTAAGTAAAAATGCCAAAAACTAAGTCTCAATGATTCAATGCTAGTATACTTTTTAATCCTAAAaaacgaaaaaaataaaaagctaaggtTACACCTTATTATTGCAGACTCAAGCATCAGGCCTATAATTAATTATCCTAActtccagtattttattttagaataatttaaatCAGGCACTTTGTCAATAATGCTGCCTCTTTCTGTACTAACCTTTATTTCACTCCATCTCCTGCCCCTTCCcctgaaaaaattctaaaaaatgcaGTCAATGATGCTCAAGAGATGAGATGAGACCCCATCTTGTTATCTTTTAAGGGCTGAAGTACTGGCAGTTTCCCCACTCATGGCTAATAAGATAGTGCCAGTCTAGCTCCTTTCCCTGGAGGAAGGCGTCACAGCTCCATTGCCTCCTTTATGTTTACTCTGAAGTTAGTCAAAACGAACTTACGCTCTTGCAAAGAACTGTCTGGTAACAACTGATCCGCTCCAGAAAAATCAAACCTGTTGACGTGTACTCCATTTTGTCCTAGCTCCTCCCAGTGCCTCTACAACACTGAAGAGTATCCCTTACCCTAACCCCATGGCCAAACAAGAAAAGGTTAAGTAGGCTTACACATTCTGGGACCAAGAGGTCAGAAGTTTTACTCTCATAATATAAAATGCCATGTTCTGAGAACAGCCTTCCAGGCCAATGTGAGCCTAAAAGCTCCagtgaggaaggagaaaaataaaagggtcAAAAACAGGCAAAGCAGAGATGTAAATAAAGCCTTTCAAAGAGTGCATTTGCTATCACAAATGGTGCTTCTTTTAGGACACAGCCCAAGCAATATTGCCTGCTTATTACCCCAAATGAAACAAGAAGAATGTATCACAAAGGAGAACTTGACAAATAGTTCTCTGTTTCTTAAATGACTTACCCACTCTTCCATAACACCCAGAAGGGAGCGCTATCTGAATGTCCGTTTTCACAACAGCTTTTTCCATAGGTGGTATTGTGTAATCATAGGCActaagaaaatattgaaagaaaataactgcaaatctatttataaaattgtttttatattttctttgtgacCAAGCATACAAAATTGCTTTCAGTGTATTTAATGAATTAATGCAactttagtttctaaaatcaacCTTGCTATGATGAATTACCAATTCATCTTAAAAGTTTATGAAGAAGGTAGAGGtagctattttattataaaaaagacagcTTTAGATAAAATAAGTCTCCATGAATATTTTTGGTGGTATGAAGAGATGTCAACATTGTAAATGTTTGCCCCTGAACAGAAGTTtattgggaaactgaggtactTATTAGCGTGAAAGGGCAGAAAGGCAAACTTTCAAAAGGTGGATGCTTTACAACCATAgtttgaaaagggaaaaaatgaagaaagaacaaagataaaaGGCCAACTACTACTAATACTAGCTATCATTGATTAAGcctttactatgtgccaggcacagttctaatTGGTTTACATATATTAACCCATTTTATTCTCACAATCATCTGTGTGATTAGGGAAAATctgcagaaggaaaggagaaaatgggTGGACAAAATAAGAGACAAAGACCTTGATAAATTCAAGCTTAGGCTACGAATTTCCTGGCTGAGGGAGAGAGCTGATCACTGTGAACAGCCCCTGGAGACGGACCTTACTTAGGAACAGAATTCCTCTAAGGTCCACGTAGCAAATGCTGCTACTCTTGCTATTACTGTGGCCCTCTCCTGGGTAGAAATTTAAGAGATTTTACAATGAGCAGAACCGGAAGTTTACTCTGGAGACCTTAATTAAGTCTGGTAAAGCAGTACCATACTTCCTCTTTTTTCACTGAAATCCCTCTTTAAACAGTTAAGCCCTAATTTATTACAGATCCATTATTTCCATGTCAATTTCAGTATACAGAAAGTCACCTGTGTTTATTAGGAGTCTACCTAAGGTATCTTAAATCAAGGACTCCCCTAGGACTCAAAAAAGTGCTCCAAAATATACTTTGGAAAGGTCTAGTCAAACTATATAACTCtacttttattcattaaaattaagagacCGTAGTTTTTCCAGCTACAATTGTCCATACctactttccttttcctttcttttccgtTGCTATCATCATGCACTACTTTGTCTTCTCCTGTGCTTAGACCAATAGTTCTCATGTTTGAATTACCTGAGATACTCTAAACTAAATCGCAAGGCTTGGGATTTAGTCTAAACTCTCCTTCCCTCTCAGCATTACTTTTCTCCTACCTTAATGGTTCTAAGAACTGGGCACAGTagtcagatgaaaaaaaaaaaaaaagcccaaaattCGGGATAAAAAATTCTACCATCTTCAAGCCTCTGGGGAAATCAATTCAACTCTTCACAAACTCCCGCCTGTGTAAAAAGTAACACTTATCTAGTTAAGGATTGTTGTGGGGACTAAATACAACAGCATACGGACAATTTCTAGTACAGGTAAAACGTGCTGTAGAGATGCAAGTGTGGTAGATCACAGGCAGCTCTGCCTTTCGTATTCGGATGCCTTCTGAAATTCCGCCCTGGGGCCAGATGAATGTATAGAAAATAACTTTAAGGCAGATGCATCTTCGTTCATCCTTCTTAGGTATTTTCACGCTCACATCTAGGCTCTTACCTTGGTTTTTCTATTGAGCACAGCATCACCCTCAGGCCACTCGAAAGCTACCATGGGCCTTCCTATCTTCTATTTAGGAAGCAGGCACAATTAGGCACAATAAACGTTGCAAAGTAACGCCCTGCTAGACACTGTATAGCTATTTTACTTATTCTGCAGCCTTTGCCCAAATCTCTATTTAATTTATGCCAAAGATGAAAGCTAAAATTTTCAACATGAAAAAGGCAGAAATCCTATTTATAGGTAGTGTGTTCCTGTGATCTCTTCGGTGACTGTTTCTAGCTGTGGCAGCGGATGGCCggcccttcccagcctcctcgCCGCGAGGTCCCCGCTCACCTGTACAGGTCGTAGCCCGCGGCGCGCGCGGAGCCCCGGGTGGGGGCCGTGGCGTGCTCGGAGAGCCGGGCAAAGCGGAGCTGCATGCCGCCCTCCTCCGCAGGCCGGGCCCGCTTACTGGGTGAAATGGCGGGTGTCTCTTCAGAGCAGGGCATGGCAGAGCCAGAAGGCGAGCGAGGAAACCGCCCGGGGAACAGGAGAGCAAGCGATGAGTGGCGCCACAGGTAACCCGCCCAAACCGAAATTTCCCGCCAGCTCCGCCCCACCCACCGCCCCTCCGGGACGAGTCCACAGTTCTGGCTGAGAGGGGAGGCGGGATTCACATTTTGGGTTAGAAGCCCTTCTCGGAAAGCAGGTTTGGGATCGGAAACTACTGGGTCCCAGGCAACTTTCCACATTCAGCGCATGGGGCCGACGTTGAGGGGGAGCTTCTGGGGCGTCGCCCTCACACATTAGAAAGCCGCCCCCTCGCCAGGGGACCCCAATGGACCCCCCcccgcgcgcgcgcgcgcgcgcagaGGGGCCGCTCGCCGCCCTACTTCCCCCACCGCCTCACGCCGCGAACCTTCCTTCCGGACAGCCAGGGCCCCTCGCCCGCCCTCTCCTACCCGGCCCGGGCGCCGGGCATCCCCCTGCCTTAGGAAGCTCGCCCTTCCAGCCCGCGGCCCCGACTGTACTGGCTCCGCGGCAGCCTCGGCTCAGGCGGCCAGCGCTGGACAGCGGACGGGGAGTCCTGTGCTGCGCGGCGCGGCCGAGGGGCGGGCCTGGCCCGGAGAGTACCGCGGCCTCGGCCCTCTGCCATGCGCCTCGCGCGTTTTGCATCGCTCGAAGCAGAGACGGAAGGAATTGGTAGAGCGCGGGGCGAGGGCAGAGGGGAGTCATTTCCCCCAGAGTTTGGGCTGGTTGGGTCCTCGGCACCTCCGGACGTGCGCCAGGCTTCCACCTTGAAGACGCGCGCGTCCCGGGAACATGACCTCGGAAGCAGTCGCAGCCGCAGCCGGACGAGGGGCGTGGAGAGGCGGTGCCCGGGCCCCAGGAAGAGGGCGCCCTTGGCGTCTTGAGTCTTGCTGCCGCTTCCGGCTGTCTAGGCCTCTTGCTCTCGCTCTTCTTGTTTGCCCTCGTCCCAATTTTTCCGAGAGTGTCCGCCAGGCCCGGGCCCTGCTCCTGGGCTGACTTACCTGGGACGGCACCGCCCGCAGCCATGACTCCCGGGCTCTGAGCTCAGCGGCGCCCTAAGCGCCGGAACCGCATCTCGGCGCCTGTGACAGTTACTGCGCCCGGGGCTGCTCCCCAAGTTGTGGGCAAGACTCCGCTCCCGATTTCCTTTCAGCACCGAGTGTCAGACGTTGTAGTGTTTATTCGACCGGAGGCAGGGAGGCCGCTAGTATCCTATCACAGGTTTGGGATAACCCAACAGAAACGCAGCGGGAACCACTTGGCTAGGAGTCGAACAAGGATCCCGGGCTCTGGTGGTGTATAGTTTACAGTGGGGGATAAAGCAGTAACTTTCTGGATAgttgttaataattttttctgAGCTGCAATTATCTCGTTATTTCTCACAAAAATCTGCGAGCTGAATTGAGTGGTTTgaattttcaaaactaaaaaagCTGTGGGGCAGTTTTAGAGTATTACTGGGGAAGTTTTAAATTCGTTGCTATGCCTTTCCACACAGGCCCCACCTTTTCGGTCTCCTTAACTGGTTCCTCTTCGTTGTTGGAATTCCTTTGCATGAGGCTATGGAATATACACTACCTTCTCTGGACGTTAACTATTAGCTACACCTTAAGGACTCCCACATTTATGCCTTTAGCAACACGATCCGAGCCCTGCAACTTTTCGACCTCATTTTGAGCCAACATTATTTTGCTCCCTGATTTTGCTGAAGTACTTTCTCCAGTTATTTACTTAAAATGTTCACGTGAGAGACATATTATTTGATTGCTTGCTTGTACTAAGATGTAATGATTGTAATGACTTTATTTTCCTAGACCCAGATAAAAGTCTCGCTTCATTCATGAAACTTTTTACAATCAGTAGTGACCTCTGCCCCATCTTATCTCTTTTAACACTTACTATATCATTCATTAGTCGTTAGCCATATACTCATTGTGTAATCTTCTGATGTATATGCATTTTATCTCTCATATGAATTAGAGTCATAAACTTTTATGAATTCTTCAAAGCACCTACTTCAGTGTATTACACAAAAGTTACTTGTTTGGCTTATTACAATATCTAACACCAAGCAGGTTacctgttattttttgttgttaatctGTATACATAAAGtgtttattgttacttttcagCTGAGTTTATTTTAGACTAAAAGAGAAACGGCCATAATCTAACTGGCAAAAAGTAATAGGATTCTGAGCCAGTAAGCATTTAATAGAACATTCTTTATGACAATAAAAATGTAAGTTGTTATGAACGTACACCTTAAATACAAGATAACTGCAGTTAAGAACTAAACATGTTTCGACCATAATTtacttcatggtttttttttttttttttgagacagtcttgctggagtgcaatggctcgaaaTCGGCTCGCCCCagcttcctcccaggttcaagcagttctcctgcctcagccttccaagtagctgggattacaggcatgcgccaccacgcctggctaattttgtatttttagtagagatggggtttctccatgttggtcgggctggtctcgaactcccgacctcaagtgatccgcccacctcagcctcccaaagtgctgggattacaggcttgagccaccgcacccggcccttcaTGGTGTTTTCTTTATCAGACTGTAGTTATCCTATCAGTCATGCTGATTAATTCAATTACCTAAGTCTAGTGCCAATTTGAACCTTCTGAAAATGCAAGTCAGTACTTGAAAAGCACAGTTGTTTTTCCTATCTTTGCCATTTTAGggatttctctcttcttttaacAAAGATATACATTGTTACTACTTTATGTCAGGtgtattctaagtgctttaaaaaatattaacttgaggccgggcgtggtggctcacctataatcccagcactttgggaggctgaggtgggcggatcacctgaggtcaggagttcaataccagcctgaccaacatggagaaaccctgtctctactaaaactacaaaattagccggatgtgatggcacatttctgtaatcccagctactcgggaggctgaggcaggagaatcgcttgaactcgggaggcagaagttgcagtgagctgagattggccattgcactccagcctgggtaacaagagcaaaactacgtctcaaaaaaaaaaaaaaaaaaaaaaaattggctgggtgcagtggctcacacctgtaatcccagcactttgggaggttaaggtgggaggattgcttcagttcaggagttcaagaccagcctgggcaacgttggcagaccccatctctacaaaacatacacaaaattagccaggcatggtgggtggcaggcagctactcaggaggcagaggtgggaggatcacttgagcccaggagtagggAGGCTGCAGtcattatcatgccactgcattccagtctgggcaacagagtgagaccctgtctcagaaaaacaaaacaaacaaaaaaactcatttaATCATGGCAACTACAGGAAACAAAttctattatccccattttacagatgaggataccAAAGCACAGAGTGATTAAAtaacttacccaagatcacacagatcACAACTAGAAGGAGGTTAAACCACAATTCAGATAGTCTGGCCTCAGAACCCTTGCGTTTAGCCACTGTGTGCTGTAGATTTATATGTGCCTTGTTGAGTCTGTGGTAACTCTTTTGCTGTTGTTgatgttgagacaaggtcttaactctgtcaccaaggctggagtacaggtggtccttccaccccagccttccagatagctgggactacaggcatgtgcaaccacacctggctaattttttgtacattttgtagagatgcgatttcaccatgttgcccatggcgggtctcttgaactcctgggctcaagcattccacctgtcttggcctgcccaagtgctaggattacaggcatcagccactgtgcctggccttgtggtAACTTAATACTAAACTTGCTACTGGCTGTGTTTCCAGGTCTGGGAGAGATGTTTGTAGTAAATAAGCCAAGCATTCTTAATTTCACAGTTTATCATACTATCCTTGAAACACTTTCTCCCATTTCACTGGCTGTCTCCTCCTCAGTCTCCTTGGCCCCTCTTCCCTTCTCAACCTGTTACTGCTCAAGATAAAAACCCTTGGAGTCTTACCTACCTCCTCTTTCTACCTTAGGCCTTCCCTTACCTAAAAATAGTCTCCTCCTAGGCAGCAGCTAATACTTTACCCTGTTGGATTTTTCTGCATAGTATATATTGCTATGTAAAATTACATGTATATTCACTTGACTTGTTAGCTGTATGTTTCCTCCACTATCATATAAGCTTCATGATGGATTTAAACCTATCTTAATTTGGGTTTCAGATGTTCCTTTTTAAAACCTTTTCCTACCTTCTGTGAAATTTactaaatgctttttatttcacctttcccCTCTAATTTAGATGTTTTactctttagttttattattttaaataaattaaaacatacatgCTTAATTTATCGgtgtctaaaatataaaattaatcaaaatgaTTGTCTTTCTTCTGGATAACTCAAGGACCTTAGAATGCTTTAACACCATTAACCCTTCTTTTGACAAATATGCTATTACTGTCTAGTATATTAAATGTATCTTTTAATCTCAATAAGCATCATTATTGTACTACTTTTTAtagtcattaaaaaaatgtttacctatgcttttattactttctttgctCCTCTTTCTCATCTCAGACCTCTGTCTGGATCACTGTCCTTCTGCCTAAACCTCCCATGGAGAGGCTCTCCAATAGAGAGATGAGCTGTCTTAGTTTTTTGTGAGTTTGAACAAAACTCTTGAACTCCTCCTCGGGGGAATATGTTCTTTGGCGATCATTGAGGAATGGAAGAACtgaaaaaattaatggaaaattGTCATTTCCTATAACTGAAGGAATCTATATTTCAATTTAGAACATTCCATCATGGGCCAAAATACTCATTTATTGTGCCACAGTACACCCTTAATAGAAATATGTGTAAgccaaaaaaaagacagaagccaTACTTTGGGTTCTGGCACCAAAATTTGGAAGTGCTCCTTTGTTTCAAGCCCAGAGGTTTTTATACCATGGGATAAAGTGCCAGTCAGGTTTTGAATAGGTAAGTATGCCTATCTTTTGCAAAATGGCAGTTGCAATAGAGGAGGTAGGAAGAAGGGCCAGAATATAGGCAGATCAGTTTCAGTAAAAAGTACATTTGTATGTTGACAgttcattcttttaaaacttttgtccAGGATACCATCAGGAAACTTCTTGGAATGTCTTATACTCCCCCGAGAGTATATATGGCTGAATGTGAAAACACTGAACTGGGGTATAATTTGTGAAACCCACAAAAATGTTCCTGTCAGGTTCTTGGGAAGAACACAGAGACCAGATAGATATATGTAGACTTTTGATTTCATAAGACCAACACAGAACTCTTAAGCATGTAAGTAGCTCAGTAGATTGACATTGAGTGGCAGTTAGATAAACAGTTAAGGAGCTAGCAGATAATCAACaaaacaagcatttatttctgcAAAACTACTTTGGACGAGCTCACAAATGACTGCCTCATTGGACTAAAGGCTCAAAGGGATCAGAATACTTAAGCCACAAACTCACAACTATAGTTCTCCCTAATACACTGAATACCCATTCTCTCTTAACAAACATAATCACCATGAAAAGCATAACTCTGAATTATGCCAGTGGCGTAGAAGCACCAGGAGACAAAAGTTCTGTAATTACAGTCCAGAGAAAGACTactgttatttcattttaaagcatCATTGAGTTTTaggaagtgaaataaaaacaggccggacgtggtggctcatgcctgtaatcccagcattttgggaggccaagacgggcagatcactggtcaggtgtttgagaccagcctggccaacatggtgaaacgccatctctactaaagatacaaaaattagccaggtatggtggtgcatgcctgcaatcccagctacttgggagactgaggcaggagaaacacttgaatcaaggtggaggttgcagtgagccagcctGGATCACAcaattgccctccagcctgggcgacagagcaaaactccatctcaaaaaaaaaaaaaagaaaaagagtaagaatTATCTTTTATAAGCAGATGGCTTAA
This genomic window contains:
- the DUT gene encoding deoxyuridine 5'-triphosphate nucleotidohydrolase, mitochondrial isoform X4; the protein is MTPLCPRPALYQFLPSLLRAMQNARGAWQRAEAAVLSGPGPPLGRAAQHRTPRPLSSAGRLSRGCRGAKTPAISPSKRARPAEEGGMQLRFARLSEHATAPTRGSARAAGYDLYSAYDYTIPPMEKAVVKTDIQIALPSGCYGRVAPRSGLAAKHFIDVGAGVIDEDYRGNVGVVLFNFGKEKFEVKKGDRIAQLICERIFYPEIEEVQELERKIERGS
- the DUT gene encoding deoxyuridine 5'-triphosphate nucleotidohydrolase, mitochondrial isoform X7; the protein is MQLRFARLSEHATAPTRGSARAAGYDLYSAYDYTIPPMEKAVVKTDIQIALPSGCYGRVAPRSGLAAKHFIDVGAGVIDEDYRGNVGVVLFNFGKEKFEVKKGDRIAQLICERIFYPEIEEVQALDDTERGSGGFGSTGKN
- the DUT gene encoding deoxyuridine 5'-triphosphate nucleotidohydrolase, mitochondrial isoform X5, with protein sequence MFPGRARLQETPAISPSKRARPAEEGGMQLRFARLSEHATAPTRGSARAAGYDLYSAYDYTIPPMEKAVVKTDIQIALPSGCYGRVAPRSGLAAKHFIDVGAGVIDEDYRGNVGVVLFNFGKEKFEVKKGDRIAQLICERIFYPEIEEVQALDDTERGSGGFGSTGKN
- the DUT gene encoding deoxyuridine 5'-triphosphate nucleotidohydrolase, mitochondrial isoform X6, translated to MAAGGAVPETPAISPSKRARPAEEGGMQLRFARLSEHATAPTRGSARAAGYDLYSAYDYTIPPMEKAVVKTDIQIALPSGCYGRVAPRSGLAAKHFIDVGAGVIDEDYRGNVGVVLFNFGKEKFEVKKGDRIAQLICERIFYPEIEEVQALDDTERGSGGFGSTGKN
- the DUT gene encoding deoxyuridine 5'-triphosphate nucleotidohydrolase, mitochondrial isoform X8 — encoded protein: MQLRFARLSEHATAPTRGSARAAGYDLYSAYDYTIPPMEKAVVKTDIQIALPSGCYGRVAPRSGLAAKHFIDVGAGVIDEDYRGNVGVVLFNFGKEKFEVKKGDRIAQLICERIFYPEIEEVQELERKIERGS
- the DUT gene encoding deoxyuridine 5'-triphosphate nucleotidohydrolase, mitochondrial isoform X1 is translated as MTPLCPRPALYQFLPSLLRAMQNARGAWQRAEAAVLSGPGPPLGRAAQHRTPRPLSSAGRLSRGCRGASTVGAAGWKGELPKAGGCPAPGPETPAISPSKRARPAEEGGMQLRFARLSEHATAPTRGSARAAGYDLYSAYDYTIPPMEKAVVKTDIQIALPSGCYGRVAPRSGLAAKHFIDVGAGVIDEDYRGNVGVVLFNFGKEKFEVKKGDRIAQLICERIFYPEIEEVQALDDTERGSGGFGSTGKN
- the DUT gene encoding deoxyuridine 5'-triphosphate nucleotidohydrolase, mitochondrial isoform X2 translates to MTPLCPRPALYQFLPSLLRAMQNARGAWQRAEAAVLSGPGPPLGRAAQHRTPRPLSSAGRLSRGCRGASTVGAAGWKGELPKAGGCPAPGPETPAISPSKRARPAEEGGMQLRFARLSEHATAPTRGSARAAGYDLYSAYDYTIPPMEKAVVKTDIQIALPSGCYGRVAPRSGLAAKHFIDVGAGVIDEDYRGNVGVVLFNFGKEKFEVKKGDRIAQLICERIFYPEIEEVQELERKIERGS
- the DUT gene encoding deoxyuridine 5'-triphosphate nucleotidohydrolase, mitochondrial isoform X3 is translated as MTPLCPRPALYQFLPSLLRAMQNARGAWQRAEAAVLSGPGPPLGRAAQHRTPRPLSSAGRLSRGCRGAKTPAISPSKRARPAEEGGMQLRFARLSEHATAPTRGSARAAGYDLYSAYDYTIPPMEKAVVKTDIQIALPSGCYGRVAPRSGLAAKHFIDVGAGVIDEDYRGNVGVVLFNFGKEKFEVKKGDRIAQLICERIFYPEIEEVQALDDTERGSGGFGSTGKN